One part of the Huiozyma naganishii CBS 8797 chromosome 13, complete genome genome encodes these proteins:
- the FMP10 gene encoding Fmp10p (similar to Saccharomyces cerevisiae YER182W; ancestral locus Anc_4.387), with product MFRRVAVRTIRKYTSETGRAYQNAGSQFATGSTYKKTRRWIPWSIFGSSFLLGWVATQHMTFTDFMAYWRYETLPESAPEVVEYKNKLLQRLDNLSVVKQLKGAGYVEVLPSQKSSGQLIDQTLNSPGAIAIPPRFYFNPKTKETVGIYHLGMKLTGYPFIVHGGILATVLEDLMRESVKFNKDKNSEKTKDISISYRMPTFANQFVVVRTTKLETFGKNIKLQADIMDQSGMRLLVKGTGSFSI from the coding sequence ATGTTTAGAAGAGTTGCCGTGAGAACGATTAGAAAGTACACGTCGGAGACTGGCCGTGCATACCAAAATGCCGGGTCGCAGTTTGCAACGGGTTCGACTTACAAAAAGACGAGACGATGGATCCCCTGGTCCATCTTTGGatccagtttcttgctCGGTTGGGTGGCCACTCAACACATGACTTTCACAGACTTTATGGCTTACTGGAGGTACGAGACGTTACCTGAATCGGCGCCAGAGGTGGTCGAATATAAAAACAAGTTGCTACAGAGACTGGACAACTTGAGTGTCGTGAAGCAATTGAAAGGTGCTGGATATGTCGAAGTTTTACCATCTCAGAAGTCCTCTGGGCAGTTGATCGACCAAACTTTAAACAGTCCGGGGGCCATTGCCATCCCGCCAAGATTCTATTTCAACCCAAAGACGAAGGAGACTGTAGGTATTTACCATCTAGGGATGAAGCTTACAGGGTATCCATTTATCGTACACGGTGGTATCTTGGCCACTGTTCTAGAAGACTTGATGCGAGAGAGtgtcaaattcaataaGGATAAGAACAGCGAGAAAACTAAGGATATCTCCATTTCCTACAGGATGCCGACTTTTGCCAACCAATTCGTAGTGGTAAGAACCACTAAATTGGAAACCTTCGGTAAAAACATAAAGCTACAGGCCGATATCATGGATCAATCTGGCATGCGTTTGCTAGTCAAGGGGACCGGCTCATTTTCTATATGA
- the RDS1 gene encoding Rds1p: MQLNELGHISHTENCTYTFAMAGKSQKSKRTVSVCIPCKSQKLRCNKARPICSRCQRLGKHCHYGAHTQILTPAEELLDNGTISLTNTSSQLPSFYLTPRPSDGTVLSRSSEKLTDKAHVIQSSPDLEIYEDLQLWDPNNVIVTYGSTTFFELPFAAHSIIQYDPFTRLLCGSLHGTTLYDLQSRLNKISVDPNTPANPGSELLREELGPLSFLEKSIMKWVNMTTENATNQLPFQIFNNGHTIEDTMHPTLLATVQVIVREINILLLSKSEIDHYLRHFYENVYPFYPFFEIPLFEKQLKDILHDRPGDSYEINVYDQNIRIKLQTLVFFLIVLSISLRCSTIDPDDSKMTETNCNDIARQLILYSQKILSLLDGFRVTNESIMCCNMYLFLADILNPENRMPYPSHDELLALNCINELGTTLGVFNDPSVFLRYRNDPNYDTSKDSLKRKVWIGIQLLKMQHSTADGGNNVIDVKHMETFLNTNKDSLPVFTTRFKGASYADSRIFAIQEDLYKFHLVMQRLMKSCSPLNDHQRLTDIKKNMVEFMEFLESRFSLDDLKNCEKGSDEIKEKDWRNASININAVANFWLFTANIMGRSCLLNINTMLFIHFEKLCAREPEKYQSYYHHYLLQTLTNYLTLLELIVGYLNGGFDLYLLFSHRFCFNKTVIFTILKLWVTQMRLALRFSYKKLSRSSHTGPLNLNDSAVDDSLVQCIDTLKTHLKLTVDLMANSLQDSYIGAFQALQMARYLVYLLDTDSLAYSTTRFWNKIFHMTDIPERIVEKVNSKWGVGPNSTDFIKHYLMNPEVLKNISAPLLEKIAETLGSLPLANDKINPSLGLAIPSVENNEETKNAVLNEFLESNFELFLSVINDNMGELPTI; the protein is encoded by the coding sequence ATGCAGTTAAACGAACTGGGCCATATAAGTCATACCGAGAACTGCACGTATACATTTGCTATGGCCGGGAAAAGCcagaagagcaagaggaCTGTATCTGTCTGTATTCCCTGTAAGAGTCAAAAACTGAGGTGCAATAAAGCGCGTCCCATTTGCTCGAGATGCCAGAGACTTGGAAAGCACTGCCATTATGGTGCCCATACTCAAATTCTCACACCGGCCGAAGAACTACTAGATAACGGTACAATCTCACTAACCAATACATCCTCTCAACTACCAAGCTTTTATTTAACGCCCAGGCCGAGCGATGGAACTGTCCTCTCACGCAGCAGCGAGAAACTGACCGACAAAGCACATGTGATCCAAAGTAGCCCTGACCTTGAAATTTATGAAGATTTGCAACTGTGGGACCCGAATAACGTGATTGTTACTTATGGATCAACAACGTTTTTTGAGCTCCCCTTTGCAGCCCACTCGATAATTCAATACGATCCATTTACTAGATTACTTTGCGGCTCACTTCATGGTACGACACTGTATGATCTCCAATCTCGATTAAATAAAATATCAGTGGATCCAAACACTCCTGCAAATCCTGGATCAGAGTTACTACGAGAAGAACTTGGACCATTGTCatttttggagaaatcCATTATGAAATGGGTGAATATGACCACTGAGAATGCAACAAACCAGCTACCattccaaattttcaataatgGACACACCATTGAAGATACAATGCACCCAACTTTACTTGCCACCGTACAAGTAATAGTAAGGGAAATCAACATCTTATTGTTGTCAAAAAGTGAAATCGATCATTATCTTAGACACTTCTATGAGAATGTGTACCCATTCTATCCCTTTTTCGAAATTCctctttttgaaaaacagCTGAAGGATATATTACACGACCGACCGGGAGATAGCTACGAAATTAATGTCTACGATCAAAATATAAGGATAAAACTGCAAACATtagtcttttttttgatcgttttatcaatttctttAAGGTGCTCTACTATAGACCCTGATGACAGTAAAATGACTGAAACAAACTGTAATGACATTGCCAGACAATTGATTTTATACTCGCAAAAGATTCTTTCATTGTTGGATGGGTTCAGAGTAACCAACGAAAGTATTATGTGCTGTAATATGTATTTGTTTTTGGCTGATATTCTCAATCCCGAAAATAGAATGCCATATCCATCACATGATGAGTTACTCGCTCTAAACTGTATCAACGAACTTGGGACGACTCTGGGAGTTTTTAACGACCCTTCAGTATTTTTAAGATACAGGAATGACCCTAATTACGACACTTCTAAAGACTCATTGAAACGAAAGGTTTGGATAGGTATTCAACTACTCAAAATGCAACACTCAACAGCAGATGGTGGAAACAATGTGATTGATGTGAAACATATGGAAACCTTTCTTAACACTAACAAGGATTCGTTGCCGGTGTTTACTACCCGATTCAAAGGAGCCTCATACGCAGACTCTCGTATATTTGCGATACAAGAGGATCTCTACAAATTCCATCTAGTAATGCAAAGGTTGATGAAAAGCTGTTCCCCATTAAACGACCATCAACGCCTCACAGATATTAAGAAGAACATGGTAGAATTCATGGAATTCTTAGAGAGCCGTTTTTCGCTTGATGACCTAAAGAATTGTGAGAAAGGAAGTGATGAGataaaagagaaagactGGAGGAATGCCAGTATAAATATCAATGCAGTAGCGAACTTCTGGTTATTTACAGCGAACATAATGGGTCGGTCCTGCTTGTTGAACATAAACACAATGCTATTTATCCATTTTGAGAAATTGTGTGCCAGGGAACCCGAGAAATACCAAAGTTACTATCATCATTATTTACTCCAAACGTTGACGAACTACCTAACTCTACTGGAACTTATAGTTGGCTACCTGAATGGGGGTTTTGACTTGTACCTGCTGTTTAGCCATCGCTTTTGTTTTAACAAAACGGTGATTTTCACGATTTTAAAACTTTGGGTAACGCAAATGCGTCTTGCTTTGAGGTTCAGTTACAAGAAGCTATCGAGGAGCTCCCACACAGGACCCTTAAATCTAAACGATTCAGCCGTTGATGATTCTTTGGTACAATGCATTGATACACTGAAAACTCATCTGAAATTAACTGTGGACTTGATGGCTAACTCCCTTCAGGACTCATATATTGGCGCGTTCCAAGCTCTCCAAATGGCAAGGTACTTAGTTTATTTGTTAGACACGGATTCCCTTGCGTACTCAACGACAAGATTTTGGAATAAAATATTCCACATGACAGACATCCCTGAAAGAATAGTAGAGAAGGTGAATTCTAAATGGGGGGTCGGTCCAAACTCTACCGACTTTATCAAACATTATCTGATGAATCCagaagttttgaagaatatctCTGCGCCATTGTTAGAGAAAATTGCTGAGACGTTGGGTAGCTTGCCCCTTGCAAATGATAAGATCAATCCTTCTTTGGGGCTGGCCATTCCATCAGTTGAAAATAACGAGGAAACCAAGAACGCCGTCCTTAACGAGTTTTTGGAGTCCAATTTTGAATTGTTTTTGAGCGTTATAAACGACAATATGGGAGAATTACCCACGATTTAA
- the KNAG0M00110 gene encoding SRP1/TIP1 family protein has translation MVSIRSTVALSALSAGANAATTVAADSQVVKMVELGVYVMDIANNLPQYYSFQGANPGEKYPPVIETAVIDQAFNGVPESQWITLLSDIDEADVQRMLTGVPWYSSRIAPALSASLEAQGIVIAAPGAAASTAAATTATEASAAKTGETKATSAPVTAAANGTIVTSKGYANSTVHETTHLTSTETSTVCDEVCQSKKSESAKTATSKASTAHTSTAKASTAKNGTSSTHSVTAATKNGAAAKGVTGVGAGVLGAVALLL, from the coding sequence atggtcAGTATACGCTCCACCGTTGCTCTTTCCGCTCTATCCGCTGGCGCCAATGCCGCTACGACTGTCGCCGCAGACTCTCAAGTTGTCAAGATGGTTGAGCTAGGTGTGTACGTTATGGACATTGCCAACAACCTGCCTCAATACTACTCCTTCCAAGGTGCTAACCCAGGCGAGAAGTACCCACCTGTTATTGAAACAGCTGTCATTGACCAAGCGTTCAACGGTGTTCCTGAATCTCAGTGGATCACTCTATTGTCTGACATTGACGAAGCTGACGTTCAAAGAATGTTGACCGGTGTTCCATGGTACAGTTCCAGAATTGCACCAGCTCTATCGGCCTCCCTAGAAGCTCAAGGTATCGTCATTGCCGCCCCAGGTGCTGCCGCTTCTACCGCTGCTGCCACCACGGCTACCGAAGCCTCCGCTGCCAAGACTGGTGAAACCAAGGCCACCAGCGCCCCAGTCACAGCTGCTGCCAACGGTACCATCGTTACTTCGAAGGGTTACGCCAACTCTACAGTTCACGAAACGACCCATTTGACTTCCACTGAAACTTCCACCGTTTGTGACGAGGTCTGTCAATCGAAGAAGTCTGAATCGGCCAAGACTGCCACTTCTAAGGCTTCCACTGCCCATACCTCTACCGCCAAGGCTTCCACTGCCAAGAACGGTACCTCCTCCACCCACTCTGTTACTGCTGCTACCAAGAACGGTGCTGCCGCTAAGGGTGTCACtggtgttggtgctggtgtCCTAGGTGCTGTGGCCCTATTGTTGTAA
- the KNAG0M00130 gene encoding Zn(II)2Cys6 transcription factor translates to MKSTKIARSRTGCKNCKRLKIKCDENRPRCQNCMRRNNVNCDYSIVLRWGCDSNGGIKKKHFLPTMASKTTPRTQQQILYELGNDSNDGGTENKYSLANDLGAASPTLSQVLGEQEQRRDIQPLDNEFSIEVGNQQREAITHFGESPGILDLILKDNEPITQTTFLSDINLSTLHLPSPLPSILVNSPYYMELFDFYMRETAHLFVPTPSAVNTNNPFRFLLPRMAMNCQPLLYLLLAFGANHKSKKMRQLLTNSTPNPPFYEIGTSSSEESDGRMHESSSNSSTSSTGMFTNIERLDQQVDDYNLPKPDRSSSLTYFKGSTSRYSSIGAIPNCKRASTSDTLLHKAFKTLLKCLKNESERSSNDTVAAIMMLAAFDIFFSDKQATWRRHLDGARKLIMENLRSGKYNKLDELNNETDPGVFINKWFLYVDIIGSLSSIEKCLPLSAVPSHEFLVSQIQYYEKNPSQLQSKIVEMNDIDYNSGMDPKNLLLLGKVSRLINNRNELHDAGYISIQRVEATLELDHEINKNAILSDEKRDEVLHCYYKNEIPQQLKEKYEVYKILRVTNLIYALSGSLQLKRRVLNISNNSTIITDLLIKISKLIRDNIPMCSSTTTCVIFCLFCCGCELIEKSLWQYRSIYLDRIEAMSNIGVSSALMAKFIMQKCWRDKKAWWTVLEEDKLNITFAI, encoded by the coding sequence ATGAAGAGCACCAAGATTGCGAGGTCAAGAACGGGTTGTAAAAACTGTAAACGCTTGAAGATCAAATGCGATGAAAATCGGCCACGTTGCCAGAACTGtatgagaagaaacaacgTTAATTGCGACTATAGTATTGTGCTGAGATGGGGGTGTGACTCCAACGGGGggataaagaagaaacacTTCCTTCCCACTATGGCATCTAAGACGACCCCTCGTACCCAACAACAAATACTTTATGAATTGGGGAATGATTCAAACGATGGTGGAACTGAAAATAAATATTCATTGGCTAATGATCTGGGTGCAGCGTCTCCGACTTTATCTCAAGTTTTAGGAGAACAGGAACAACGGCGCGATATCCAACCACTCGATAATGAGTTTTCTATAGAGGTAGGTAACCAACAGAGGGAAGCTATAACACATTTTGGGGAAAGCCCTGGAATACTTGACCTTATTTTGAAGGACAACGAACCGATAACTCAAACTACATTTTTGTCTGATATTAATCTTTCCACGTTGCACCTTCCAAGCCCTTTACCCTCGATTCTCGTCAATTCACCATACTATATGGAGTTGTTTGATTTTTACATGCGCGAAACGGCGCATCTGTTTGTACCAACTCCCTCCGCTGTCAATACCAATAATCCATTCCGTTTTCTATTGCCTCGAATGGCCATGAACTGCCAACCTCTACTTTATCTTTTGCTTGCCTTCGGAGCAAACcacaagagcaagaaaatGCGTCAACTACTCACCAATTCCACCCCAAACCCTCCTTTCTACGAAATTGGTACTAGCAGCTCGGAGGAGAGCGATGGAAGGATGCACGAGAGTAGtagcaacagcagcacaaGTTCTACCGGAATGTTTACAAACATTGAAAGGTTAGACCAACAGGTTGATGATTATAATCTTCCAAAACCAGATAGAAGCTCGTCCCTGACATACTTCAAGGGGAGCACATCAAGATATAGCTCAATTGGCGCAATCCCTAATTGCAAACGTGCGTCAACTAGTGACACACTGCTTCATAAAGCCTTCAAAACTTTACTCAAATGTCTGAAAAATGAGTCTGAGAGAAGTAGCAATGATACTGTTGCTGCTATAATGATGCTTGCCGCTTTTGATATATTTTTTAGCGATAAACAAGCCACATGGAGAAGACATCTCGACGGCGCTAGAAAATTGATTATGGAAAATCTAAGAAGTGGGAAATATAACAAACTGGACGAATTGAATAATGAAACCGATCCAGGCGTTTTCATAAACAAATGGTTTTTGTATGTTGATATCATTGGGTCGTTGTCGTCAATCGAGAAGTGCCTTCCCTTGAGCGCGGTTCCCTCTCACGAGTTTCTTGTTTCACAAATACAATATTATGAAAAGAATCCATCACAGTTACAGAGTAAAATTGTCGAAATGAATGATATCGACTACAATTCAGGTATGGACCCTAAAAATTTACTTCTACTCGGGAAAGTATCTCGCCTCATCAATAACAGGAATGAACTCCATGATGCTGGATATATATCGATACAGAGGGTGGAAGCTACGCTCGAATTGGACCACGAAATCAACAAAAATGCAATATTATCAGACGAGAAAAGGGACGAAGTGCTACATTGCTATTACAAAAATGAGATTCCGCAACAGCTAAAGGAAAAATATGAAGTTTATAAAATATTGAGGGTCACCAATTTAATATATGCTTTGAGCGGGTCGTTACaactgaaaagaagagTACTCAATATTTCGAACAACAGTACCATAATAACCGATCTATTGATAAAAATATCAAAATTGATTAGAGATAATATTCCAATGTGTTCGTCTACAACCACGTGTGTGATATTTTGCTTGTTCTGTTGCGGATGTGAACTCATTGAGAAGAGCTTATGGCAATACAGGAGCATTTACCTGGATAGGATCGAGGCGATGAGCAATATCGGGGTGAGCAGCGCCTTGATGGCAAAATTTATAATGCAAAAGTGCTGGAGAGACAAGAAGGCTTGGTGGACAGTTTTAGAGGAGGACAAATTGAATATAACATTTGCCATCTGA
- the KNAG0M00100 gene encoding uncharacterized protein — MRMTEGKSAYLLFFRIILVLKLVALSEAAKTCGSVSNGCSNLDFNWSFKNQKIMKYTMDVTSVSFAEGSENTYNVKIRVVGEQQIDLKYLWSLKIFGVFGPQSTIQLHGKNEGVSGLITNPTDFKAEFQVYGKTSPTDECKVWLPSFQVNYEYLQGDAAQYSGDWKWGTSTFDLSVGCDNYDNQGHSQTNFPSVFWSKECGKNCGATAQSSSLSLFSSILSGLSYSQRKGSATGITSLPNDISTSYNIVTSSDVQSDDTIMTSNTVTNTESASTETHFSSSTNLSITNRGSRVGSRTLTTSKIATSSNTRSKYNPISSSTVHDSSSSPGTDSNKPATVSSYNSDKAKNTSVYDSTSHKTGSSSALNSGKTHSASRSTLSAGVSSTLHSGNADPSSGYALSTAVVSSTLHSGNADPSSGYASSTTGSPSTMETSDSSSSVRSFSNISRSATTRYWSKVRPSSLTSESCSDPLPPSSSSMSATFRSTMDPVFTSLATSLSTLIQPWTPSYPVSPSSLSSDMIVSSEGSEMFPPSSSNKVAPPMTTSKLPPPSSSTVSVTIRTTTGPVFPPSETSLSTSETTSYPPPPASSNDVVPLETSNEPISIRPTDTVAATANSRHIIPSAGSEDRNDSALRSTLVTSRLIESPTFAPPIPATASQKTQKTPSTSENSDLKFETTLHPVTTVTPVVESDSRGYTRGETSTHNVYTFAGIANSVNPAILGSIFMNLLLVLL; from the coding sequence ATGCGTATGACAGAGGGGAAAAGCGCGTATTTGTTATTTTTCCGGATCATTTTGGTCTTGAAATTAGTGGCGCTTTCCGAAGCTGCTAAAACATGTGGTTCAGTATCAAACGGTTGCTCTAACTTGGATTTTAATTGGTCTTTtaaaaaccaaaaaatcaTGAAGTATACCATGGATGTTACCAGTGTTTCTTTTGCAGAAGGGTCTGAAAATACCTATAATGTCAAAATCCGTGTTGTAGGAGAGCAACAAATAGACCTTAAGTATCTTTGGtcattgaaaatttttggagTATTCGGCCCTCAATCTACAATCCAGCTACACGGGAAAAACGAAGGCGTATCAGGACTGATAACTAACCCTACTGATTTTAAAGCCGAATTTCAAGTATACGGGAAAACATCACCTACAGATGAATGCAAAGTATGGCTACCGTCCTTCCAAGTGAACTACGAGTACTTACAAGGCGACGCTGCGCAATACAGTGGGGATTGGAAATGGGGAACTTCGACTTTCGACTTGTCAGTAGGCTGTGATAATTATGACAACCAGGGACATTCTCAAACCAATTTCCCTAGTGTTTTCTGGAGTAAGGAATGTGGTAAGAACTGTGGAGCAACAGCCCAATCCTCCTCATTAAGTTTGTTCTCGTCTATTCTCTCAGGTTTATCATACAGCCAGCGCAAGGGGTCCGCTACTGGCATAACTAGTTTACCAAACGATATTTCAACCTCTTACAATATAGTCACCTCTTCTGATGTTCAATCTGACGACACAATTATGACATCTAACACAGTTACCAATACTGAGAGTGCATCGACTGAGACGCATTTCAGCAGTTCAACAAACCTATCCATAACAAACCGTGGGTCGAGAGTTGGTTCTCGTACCCTAACTACTAGTAAAATTGCTACCTCTTCAAACACTCGTTCAAAATATAATCCAATCTCGTCTAGCACAGTCCATGATTCTAGTTCATCTCCGGGCACAGATTCCAATAAACCAGCCACTGTTTCATCATACAACTCTGACAAGGCTAAGAATACATCAGTTTATGATTCTACATCGCACAAGACGGGGAGTTCTTCCGCATTGAACTCAGGTAAGACCCACTCTGCCTCAAGGTCTACATTGAGCGCTGGAGTCTCTTCCACATTGCACTCAGGCAACGCCGACCCTTCGTCAGGATACGCTTTGAGCACCGCTGTGGTCTCTTCCACATTGCACTCAGGCAACGCCGACCCTTCGTCAGGATACGCATCAAGCACTACTGGGAGCCCTTCCACAATGGAAACGAGCGATAGCAGCTCTTCCGTCAGGTCATTTTCGAATATATCGCGATCCGCTACCACAAGGTATTGGAGCAAAGTTCGTCCGTCTTCTCTTACATCGGAGTCGTGCAGCGATCCGTTACCCCCTTCTAGTTCGAGCATGTCTGCTACCTTCCGGTCCACCATGGACCCTGTGTTTACGTCTCTTGCGACAAGTTTAAGCACTCTGATTCAACCATGGACGCCCAGTTATCCAGTGTCACCTTCAAGTTTGAGTTCGGATATGATTGTTTCATCTGAAGGCAGTGAGATGtttcctccttcaagttcgaATAAAGTTGCTCCACCAATGACTACCAGCAAGCTGCCACCTCCTTCGAGTTCGACTGTTTCTGTGACAATCAGAACTACTACGGGTCCTGTATTTCCACCTTCTGAAACAAGTTTGAGTACTTCGGAGACTACCAGCTACCCACCTCCTCCTGCAAGTTCGAATGATGTTGTTCCACTTGAAACCTCCAATGAACCAATTTCGATACGACCAACGGATACGGTTGCAGCTACGGCCAATTCTCGCCATATAATTCCATCAGCAGGGTCAGAAGACCGCAACGATTCCGCTCTCAGGTCCACACTTGTAACTTCCCGTTTAATTGAGAGTCCTACTTTTGCACCCCCAATTCCTGCTACTGCATCTCAGAAAACACAAAAAACACCCAGTACCTCAGAAAACTCcgatttgaagtttgaaacAACACTTCATCCAGTGACGACTGTCACTCCAGTGGTGGAAAGTGATTCCAGAGGATACACCCGTGGTGAAACCTCCACTCACAATGTTTATACCTTTGCCGGAATTGCAAACTCAGTGAATCCAGCAATTTTGGGCTCTATCTTTATGAATTTGCTTTTGGTCTTGCTTTGA
- the KNAG0M00140 gene encoding uncharacterized protein (similar to Saccharomyces cerevisiae BAT2 (YJR148W) and BAT1 (YHR208W); ancestral locus Anc_4.389): MLRIQQLKSGSFLFRPFSRSLASLDASKVKITNVREHSVPKPNDQLVFGKTFTDHMLAIEWTAEKGWGVPEIQPYGPLTLDPSACVFHYGFELFEGLKAYKTSDNKITMFRPDMNMARMNKSAARICLPKFDSEELIKLMGKLIQQDKHLIPEGQGYSLYVRPTLIGTTPALGVSTPDRALLFVITSPVGPYYKTGFKAVRLEATDYATRAWPGGVGDKKLGANYAPCILPQLQAASRGYQQNLWLFGPEKNITEVGTMNVFFAFKNSATGKKELVTAPLDGTILEGVTRDSILTLARERLDPKEWEINERYFSINEVAEKAAKGELLEAFGAGTAAVVSPIKEVGWQGKDIQVPLLPGEQSGALTKQIAQWISEIQYGKVQHGNWSRVVAELD; the protein is encoded by the coding sequence ATGCTGAGAATTCAACAGCTCAAATCTGgctcttttttatttagaCCTTTCTCGAGAAGTTTGGCCTCTCTCGATGCCTCTAAAGTTAAGATCACGAACGTGAGGGAACACTCTGTGCCCAAGCCAAATGACCAATTGGTTTTCGGCAAGACGTTCACCGATCATATGCTGGCGATTGAATGGACCGCCGAAAAGGGTTGGGGCGTTCCTGAGATTCAACCATACGGACCATTGACGTTGGACCCATCAGCCTGCGTTTTCCACTACGGGTTCGAGCTTTTTGAAGGGTTGAAAGCTTACAAGACATCCGATAACAAAATCACCATGTTCAGACCGGACATGAATATGGCTCGTATGAACAAATCTGCTGCTCGTATTTGCCTGCCAAAATTCGATTCAGAGGAATTGATCAAACTGATGGGCAAGTTGATCCAACAGGACAAACACCTGATCCCAGAGGGGCAAGGGTACTCTCTGTACGTTAGACCTACTTTGATTGGTACGACGCCTGCATTGGGTGTCTCCACTCCAGACAGAGCCTTGCTTTTCGTCATAACGTCCCCAGTGGGGCCATACTACAAGACCGGTTTCAAAGCCGTAAGATTGGAGGCTACGGACTACGCCACGAGAGCGTGGCCAGGCGGTGTCGGTGACAAAAAACTGGGAGCCAATTACGCACCATGCATCCTGCCTCAGCTGCAGGCAGCCTCCAGAGGGTACCAACAGAACTTGTGGCTATTCGGCCCTGAAAAAAACATCACCGAAGTTGGTACCATGAACGTCTTTTTCGCATTCAAGAACTCCGCTACAGGTAAGAAAGAGTTGGTCACTGCGCCGCTGGACGGTACCATCTTGGAAGGTGTCACGAGAGACTCTATATTGACGTTGGCAAGAGAAAGACTAGATCCAAAGGAGTGGGAAATTAACGAGCGTTACTTCTCCATTAACGAAGTCGCCGAAAAGGCTGCAAAGGGCGAACTTTTGGAAGCATTCGGTGCTGGTACAGCCGCCGTTGTCTCGCCTATCAAGGAAGTTGGCTGGCAGGGCAAAGATATCCAAGTTCCATTGTTACCGGGCGAACAAAGTGGTGCATTGACGAAGCAAATTGCCCAATGGATCTCCGAGATCCAGTACGGGAAAGTCCAACACGGCAACTGGTCTAGAGTTGTCGCCGAGTTGGACTAA
- the FAU1 gene encoding 5-formyltetrahydrofolate cyclo-ligase (similar to Saccharomyces cerevisiae FAU1 (YER183C); ancestral locus Anc_4.388) translates to MSLAPVPKKVLRSQLKQILNALTPQEIQVQSESISNAVQPLLKGKRNVGCFLSMDHGEVDTRHVLQYLFQQGHSVFLPRCTHTSDTGHQILRSSQRDHPHLTFHRMASLQAIQELKPQGKYQLREPAEEIPHPSPPAMDVMLVPGVAFCLSNGERIGWGAGYYDDFFQRYQLEHNGERPLLIALAFKEQLVPAIPVEAHDHLMDYIVSGDGLVHRIKTQHPVE, encoded by the coding sequence ATGAGTCTCGCTCCAGTGCCAAAGAAGGTGCTTAGATCTCAATTGAAGCAAATACTGAATGCATTGACGCCGCAGGAGATCCAAGTACAGTCCGAAAGTATATCCAATGCTGTCCAGCCGCTGCTCAAAGGGAAGCGTAATGTAGGTTGCTTTCTCTCCATGGACCACGGCGAAGTGGACACGCGCCATGTCTTGCAGTATCTGTTTCAGCAGGGCCACTCTGTGTTCTTGCCCCGGTGTACGCATACCTCTGATACTGGGCATCAAATACTGCGAAGCTCTCAGAGGGATCACCCACACTTGACTTTCCACAGAATGGCCAGTCTTCAAGCGATTCAGGAGTTGAAACCACAGGGGAAGTACCAGTTGAGGGAACCCGCCGAGGAGATCCCGCATCCGTCTCCGCCCGCTATGGATGTGATGCTCGTCCCCGGTGTCGCCTTCTGCCTATCGAACGGTGAAAGAATCGGATGGGGGGCAGGCTACTATGATGACTTCTTCCAAAGGTACCAGTTGGAACATAATGGGGAGAGACCCTTGCTGATTGCGTTAGCGTTCAAAGAGCAGCTGGTGCCAGCGATCCCAGTGGAGGCTCATGATCACTTGATGGATTACATTGTGTCCGGTGACGGCCTGGTCCATCGGATCAAGACACAACATCCGGTAGAATAA